Genomic segment of Thermodesulfobacteriota bacterium:
GTTATTATCGGCGGAACGAAGCAGAATTCTCAAGGAGACCTCCGGTCCCGTGAACGTTTCCCTTTCCACGCACCTTTTCGTCTTCCACCCGCTGGACGACGCGGTCCTTTCCCTGTTTCCGAAGTACGGCTTCTCCCTCACGGAGATCTGGGCGATGCCGCCGCATTTCCCCTACGCCGACGGGCCGGCCGCGGACCGGATCGCGGAGGGGCTGGCGCGGCACGGCGTCCGGATCGCGAGTCTCCACGGCCCGATCTATCCCGACGTGCGCAGCTATAAAAAGGACCGCTGGTTCTCCCTTTCCTCCACGGACGAGGAGCGCCGTCTCGAATCCGTGGACGCCAACCGGACGGCGGCGGAGTGGCTCGCGCGCCGCGGGGGCGGGACGGTGGTGCTCCACACGGGATTCCCGGAGGGCGACTGGTACCCGCACCGGTGGGCCTCCTTTCTTTCCTCGCTTGGAGAGCTCGTCGCGTCGGCGCCCGCGGGCGTCCGGTTCGCCGTGGAGAACACGCCGGTGGGCTCCGGAAGCACGGACATCGTCCGCGACATCGTGGAGCGCTTCCCCCCGGACCGGGTCGGGATCTGCATCGACCTGGGGCACGCCCACGTCCTCGAGACGGTGGAGGGGGCCGTGCGGACCGCCGGAGACCGCCTCATCCACGTGCATGCCTCCGACAACCACGGGATCAAGGACGACCACCTCGTTCCGGGCAGGGGGTCGATCCCCTGGGACCGGGCGATATCCGCGCTTGCCGAGGCCGGCTTCGGCGGCCCCTTCACGATCGAGCTGCGCGACTATACGCGCGGCGATTCCCCGCCCTACAACGACTTCGACCAGATCCTCGCGGAGACGCGCTCCGCCCTCGACCGGATCCTCGGAGGCGCGGCTTGACGGCCGGGCCCGATCTCTCCGCGGTCCGCCGGGGGATCTCGGCGCTCCATCCTTCCATCGACCCCGCGGCGGCGGAAATCGTTCCGCTGGCGGGAGACGCTTCGACCCGCTCCTACTTCCGCGTGCGCCTCCCCGCGGGCTCCGCCGTCCCTTCGGTCGTCGTGATGCACTACCCGGACGAGGTCCCGCCGGGGGAGGAGCTGCCGTTCCTGAACGTCCACCGCTATCTCCGGAAAGCGGGCGTCCCTGTGCCTGCGTCGCTGCGCCACGAACCGGAGGCAAGGCTGCTGTTCCTCGAAGACGCCGGCGACACGATGCTCGAGGACGCCGTCCGGGAGCGCGGCACGGCCGGATGCCTTTCGCTGTACGAGCAGTGCGTCGAAATCCTGGTGAGGATCCAGTCCGAGGGCACCCGCTGCCTGGACGGGGCGGCGATCGCCTCGCGCCTGGCGTTCGACCTTCGGAAATTCTCCGAGGAGATCGATTTCTTCTTCCTGCACGCCGTGCGGGAATACGGGGGGATCCCCCTGTCGGACGGCGAGGAGCGCGCCATCGAGGAGCTCTTCCTCCCCTTCCTCGAGAAGACCGTCTCCCTGCCGCGGGTGCTGGCGCACCGCGACTATCACAGCCGGAACGTGATGGTCCTGGGGGAAGAGCGGAGCCCGGGGCATGCGAACCTGCGGGTCCTCGACTTCCAGGATGCGCGGATGGGGAGCGTATTCTACGACCTCGCCTCCCTGCTGCGCGATTCCTACGTCACCCTCGCGGAGGAGGAGGTCGATCATCTCGGATACGCATGGCGGCACGCGGCAACCCGGGAGCTGCTCCGCTCGGCGGGCGATCCCGGGGGGTTCGGGGCGCTGCTGGACGCGGCGGCGCTGCAGCGCAACGTCAAGGCGATCGGCACCTTCGGGAACCAGGCGCACAACCGCGGCAAGCGGCTCTACCTCCGGTTCATCCCGCCGACCGTGGCGCACCTGCGCGGGAATTTCGGGCGAAACGCCGAAACGCGCGCCCTCGCCGCGAGGCTGCTCCCACTGCTGGACGCGCTGGCGGAGAAGGCGCGGGAGGACGCCGGTCGCGAAGAGGCGGCGACGTGAGGGCGATGGTCCTGGCCGCAGGGCTCGGGACGCGGTTGCGGCCGCTGACCCTCGAGATCCCGAAGCCGGCCGTCCCGGTGCTGGGGTGTCCCCTGTGCGGCTACGCGATGGAGTTCCTCCACACTCACGGCGCGACGGAGTTCCTTCTCAACCTCCACCACGGGCCGGACGCCGTCAGGCAGCGCGTGGATGCGTGGGCCGCGGGGCGGTTCCCGGTGGCGTACGCCTTCGAGCCGGAGATCCTCGGCACCGGCGGCGGAATCGGCAATGCGCGGGAGTTCCTTAAAGGGGGGACCTTCCTCGTCGCCAATTCCGACGTGATCGCCCGCTTCCCTCTGGACGAGGCGCTGGACCGTCACCGGGAATCCGGCGCGCTGGCGACGCTGGTGCTGTTCCCGGACCCGGGTAAGCGGTACACGCCGGTGCGCGCCCGGGAGGACGGGTCGGTGACCGGATTCGGGGAGGATGCGCCCGGAGGGGCGTTCGAGGGGTTCTTCACGGGATATCAGATCATCGAGCCGGAGCTTCTGGAGCATATCCCGCGGGGGAGGCCCTCCTGCATCGTCCGCGAGACCTACGCCCCGCTGATCGCCCGCGGGGCGCCGATCCGCGCGTTCCGGACCTCCGGCGCCTTTCTCGATTTCGGGACGCCCGCCGACTACCTCGCGGGGGCGATCTCCCTGCTCGGCGGCCTGGACGGCGGCGGCCGGAAGAACGCCGGCCGCGTTTTCATCGCCCCCGGGGCCCGCGTCGATCCTTCGGCATCGGTGGGGCCGGACGCGGCGATCGAGTCGGGAGCGGTGGTGGAAGCGGGTGCCCGTGTGCGGCGCGCGATCGTCTGGCCCGGCGCCCGGGTCGCGCCCGGGGCCGTGGTCGAAAACGGGATCCTCACGCCGAGGCAATTCGTTCCGGCCGGCTGGCCCCCTCTGGCCCCCTCTATACCTCCTCGGTCCATGTAGCTATAATGGCCACATAGACCGGGGAGGTGTGTCATGCACATCGTCGGAGTGCGGGAGCTGAAGAACCGGCTCACCCATTACCTGTCGCTCACCCGCCGCGGCATGCCGGTCATCGTCACGGACCGCAACGAGCCGATCGCCGTCCTGCACGCGCTGGACAAGATCGAGAAGACGGCGGGAACCGAGGAGCGGCTGGCGTCGCTGGCCCACGCGAAACGGCTCAGGATGCCTACGGACCTTTCCGCTTTCCGGCCGGTCCGGCGGGCTGCCGGAGGGAAAAAAGCGTCGGAGCTGATCATCGAGGAGCGGCGATGATCTACCTCGAAAGCAGCGCGCTGGTGAAACGATATGTGGAGGAACCCGGTTCCGATGCCGTGGACCGGTTGCTTGCCGAGCACCGCCACGCGGCGATCTCCCGGCTGGGATACCCGGAAATCCTGTCTGCCTTGAACCGGAAGCG
This window contains:
- a CDS encoding phosphotransferase, giving the protein MTAGPDLSAVRRGISALHPSIDPAAAEIVPLAGDASTRSYFRVRLPAGSAVPSVVVMHYPDEVPPGEELPFLNVHRYLRKAGVPVPASLRHEPEARLLFLEDAGDTMLEDAVRERGTAGCLSLYEQCVEILVRIQSEGTRCLDGAAIASRLAFDLRKFSEEIDFFFLHAVREYGGIPLSDGEERAIEELFLPFLEKTVSLPRVLAHRDYHSRNVMVLGEERSPGHANLRVLDFQDARMGSVFYDLASLLRDSYVTLAEEEVDHLGYAWRHAATRELLRSAGDPGGFGALLDAAALQRNVKAIGTFGNQAHNRGKRLYLRFIPPTVAHLRGNFGRNAETRALAARLLPLLDALAEKAREDAGREEAAT
- a CDS encoding sugar phosphate isomerase/epimerase family protein — protein: MNVSLSTHLFVFHPLDDAVLSLFPKYGFSLTEIWAMPPHFPYADGPAADRIAEGLARHGVRIASLHGPIYPDVRSYKKDRWFSLSSTDEERRLESVDANRTAAEWLARRGGGTVVLHTGFPEGDWYPHRWASFLSSLGELVASAPAGVRFAVENTPVGSGSTDIVRDIVERFPPDRVGICIDLGHAHVLETVEGAVRTAGDRLIHVHASDNHGIKDDHLVPGRGSIPWDRAISALAEAGFGGPFTIELRDYTRGDSPPYNDFDQILAETRSALDRILGGAA
- a CDS encoding type II toxin-antitoxin system prevent-host-death family antitoxin, whose amino-acid sequence is MHIVGVRELKNRLTHYLSLTRRGMPVIVTDRNEPIAVLHALDKIEKTAGTEERLASLAHAKRLRMPTDLSAFRPVRRAAGGKKASELIIEERR
- a CDS encoding NDP-sugar synthase, whose translation is MVLAAGLGTRLRPLTLEIPKPAVPVLGCPLCGYAMEFLHTHGATEFLLNLHHGPDAVRQRVDAWAAGRFPVAYAFEPEILGTGGGIGNAREFLKGGTFLVANSDVIARFPLDEALDRHRESGALATLVLFPDPGKRYTPVRAREDGSVTGFGEDAPGGAFEGFFTGYQIIEPELLEHIPRGRPSCIVRETYAPLIARGAPIRAFRTSGAFLDFGTPADYLAGAISLLGGLDGGGRKNAGRVFIAPGARVDPSASVGPDAAIESGAVVEAGARVRRAIVWPGARVAPGAVVENGILTPRQFVPAGWPPLAPSIPPRSM